A genomic region of Deinococcus sp. KSM4-11 contains the following coding sequences:
- the mnmA gene encoding tRNA 2-thiouridine(34) synthase MnmA, giving the protein MSAPTAAATPTVSPAIGTGERVLCAMSGGVDSSVTASLLKEQGYEVIGAMMRFWPDDKRVDTFDTCCSPDAAYEARRVAEQVGVPFYLLDYREAFQRHIVRPFLDEYSRGRTPNPCVNCNTKVKFDELVKKARMLGCRYVATGHYVKRVENAAGEVEFWRGDDPRKDQTYFLWGTPRDALPYILFPVGELEKPRVREIAEERGLLTARKPESQNICFVPGKVQDFVAEHLPQASGAIREIATGERVGDHLGTQFYTLGQKRGLGLYQSHRVRFIVHLDPQTNTVWVGDHADCLWRGLRASRANWLLDLADLPAELDVQVRYRTTPVRARVLHADAETFELEFLEPQFAVAPGQSAVLYDGPRLLGGGLIDDHVRTLPALI; this is encoded by the coding sequence ATGAGCGCTCCGACTGCCGCCGCCACCCCCACCGTCTCCCCGGCCATCGGCACGGGCGAACGCGTGTTGTGCGCGATGTCCGGCGGCGTGGACTCGTCGGTCACCGCCTCCCTGCTCAAGGAACAGGGCTACGAGGTGATCGGCGCGATGATGCGGTTCTGGCCTGACGACAAGCGGGTCGATACCTTCGACACGTGCTGCTCGCCCGACGCCGCCTACGAGGCCCGCCGGGTGGCCGAGCAGGTGGGTGTGCCCTTCTACCTGCTCGATTACCGCGAGGCGTTCCAACGGCACATCGTGAGGCCGTTCCTGGACGAGTACAGTCGGGGCCGCACCCCCAACCCCTGCGTGAACTGCAACACCAAGGTGAAGTTCGACGAACTGGTGAAGAAGGCCCGGATGCTGGGGTGCCGGTACGTGGCGACGGGCCACTACGTGAAGCGCGTCGAGAACGCTGCGGGCGAGGTCGAATTCTGGAGGGGGGACGACCCCCGCAAGGATCAGACGTACTTCCTGTGGGGAACGCCCAGGGATGCGCTGCCGTACATCCTGTTCCCGGTGGGCGAACTGGAAAAGCCGCGCGTCCGCGAGATCGCGGAGGAGCGCGGCCTGCTCACGGCCCGCAAGCCCGAGAGCCAGAACATCTGCTTCGTGCCGGGCAAGGTGCAGGACTTCGTGGCCGAGCACCTGCCGCAGGCCAGCGGGGCGATCCGCGAGATCGCCACCGGGGAACGGGTCGGGGATCACCTGGGCACGCAGTTCTACACGCTGGGGCAGAAGCGCGGCCTGGGCCTGTACCAGTCGCACCGCGTGCGGTTCATCGTGCACCTCGACCCGCAGACCAACACGGTCTGGGTGGGTGACCACGCGGACTGCCTGTGGCGTGGCCTGCGGGCCAGCCGCGCGAACTGGCTGCTGGATCTGGCCGACCTGCCCGCCGAGCTCGACGTGCAGGTTCGCTACCGCACGACGCCAGTGCGAGCGCGCGTGCTGCACGCCGACGCCGAAACCTTTGAGCTGGAATTCCTGGAACCGCAGTTCGCCGTCGCCCCCGGTCAGAGCGCCGTACTGTACGACGGCCCTCGGCTGCTGGGTGGCGGCCTGATCGACGATCACGTCCGGACGCTGCCGGCCCTAATCTGA
- a CDS encoding GNAT family N-acetyltransferase: MTETTSTPPPASGPGGGAAVTLKPLLAFTSAEWRTLHGFFRNRELADWNDAKPIHLPEWLFRRIMQDEERGGERAGFGILDPQGTLIGSAELYDLRPPPPLAATTGTLGIMIGYPDLWGRGYGRSGVTALLRWAFEVRDPPLMRVRLTTFGHNRRAQRAFTACGFHETGRTEGRGRVDVHMEIGRAEWRSSNVRPSE; this comes from the coding sequence ATGACGGAGACCACGTCCACCCCACCCCCGGCCAGCGGGCCTGGGGGCGGCGCGGCCGTGACCCTCAAACCGCTGCTGGCTTTCACGTCAGCCGAGTGGCGCACGCTGCACGGCTTCTTCCGGAACCGTGAACTGGCCGACTGGAACGACGCCAAGCCCATTCACCTGCCCGAATGGCTCTTCCGCCGGATCATGCAGGACGAGGAGCGGGGTGGGGAACGCGCGGGCTTCGGCATCCTGGATCCCCAGGGCACCCTGATCGGCAGCGCGGAACTGTACGACCTGCGCCCTCCACCCCCTCTGGCGGCCACGACCGGCACGCTGGGCATCATGATCGGGTACCCCGACCTGTGGGGGCGTGGCTACGGCCGCAGCGGCGTCACCGCCCTGCTGCGCTGGGCCTTCGAGGTGCGTGACCCGCCGCTGATGCGCGTGCGCCTCACCACCTTCGGACACAACCGCCGCGCCCAGCGGGCCTTCACCGCCTGCGGCTTCCACGAGACGGGTCGCACGGAGGGCCGTGGCCGGGTGGATGTGCACATGGAGATCGGCCGGGCCGAGTGGCGTTCCAGTAACGTCCGTCCCTCAGAATAG
- a CDS encoding D-isomer specific 2-hydroxyacid dehydrogenase family protein encodes MRVLLPDLPEFRALSEVGERSVPGCELAYYSGDHVPEGDADGVVLWFASGETRDHLLALPGLKWVLTLTAGIDHVRNRLPGGVQLYNANRLHERAVAVHALAGMLSAARGFHRYRDAQGRHEWASPASIRESRLISLDRARVVLWGFGRIGRNLEDLLRPFDVFIEGITSGTTDTERDEALASADFIVLILPSTQDTRGIVNREMIDRMKRGAWLVNVGRGNLIVRDDLIAALHSGQLAGAVLDVTDPEPLPQDDPLWAEENVIITPHIASTTTDLVYRGASLTRDFLIDFQQGHEPEGLVESWRKY; translated from the coding sequence ATGCGCGTTCTACTGCCGGATCTGCCCGAGTTTCGTGCCCTCAGTGAAGTCGGGGAGCGCAGCGTTCCCGGCTGTGAGCTCGCGTACTACTCGGGCGATCACGTGCCCGAGGGAGACGCCGACGGGGTGGTGCTGTGGTTCGCCAGCGGCGAGACCCGCGACCACCTGCTGGCCCTGCCCGGCCTGAAGTGGGTGCTGACCCTCACTGCCGGCATCGACCACGTCCGCAACCGCCTGCCTGGGGGCGTCCAGCTCTACAACGCCAACCGCCTGCACGAACGGGCCGTGGCCGTGCACGCGCTGGCCGGGATGCTCAGCGCCGCGCGCGGCTTCCACCGGTACCGCGACGCCCAGGGCCGGCACGAGTGGGCCAGCCCGGCCAGCATCCGCGAGTCGCGCCTGATCAGCCTCGACCGTGCCCGCGTCGTGTTGTGGGGCTTCGGGCGCATCGGCCGCAACCTCGAAGACCTGCTTCGCCCGTTCGACGTGTTCATCGAGGGCATCACCTCAGGCACCACCGACACCGAACGCGACGAGGCGCTGGCCAGCGCCGATTTCATCGTGCTGATCCTGCCCAGCACCCAGGACACGCGCGGCATCGTGAACCGCGAGATGATCGACCGCATGAAGCGCGGCGCGTGGCTCGTGAATGTCGGACGCGGGAATTTGATCGTCCGGGACGACCTGATCGCGGCGCTGCACAGCGGTCAACTCGCCGGGGCCGTGCTGGACGTCACCGATCCCGAGCCGCTGCCCCAGGACGATCCGCTGTGGGCCGAGGAGAACGTGATCATTACGCCTCATATCGCCAGCACCACCACGGATCTCGTCTACCGGGGGGCGAGCCTCACGCGGGACTTCCTGATCGACTTCCAGCAGGGCCACGAACCCGAAGGCCTAGTGGAGTCCTGGCGGAAATACTGA
- the lysA gene encoding diaminopimelate decarboxylase, protein MSIPPDALLDAADTHGTPLYVYDASELDAALARVRAAFGDARVYYAMKANPNLTLLRRLHGAGVGFECVSAGEIARAEHIGARGTQLLVNGPAKSDAEYAAGARLGATFIVDREEEVRLLPPSSRALVRVNPALAVSTHDHLATGAAGSKFGVTLDQAPLVLDALRVAGHTAVGLHVHIGSAIRDAGDFTAAFGRLIELRDVTGPLAVLDAGGGWGLEADLAGIALEAQRAAHAFGAELWVEPGRYLVARAGHLLTRVVGTKRTGRNFVLVDAGMTELLRPMLYGAVHPVMALWDASERSRWDIAGPACESGDVLARDVDLPRPERGQVLAFGDAGAYGAAMSSSYLTRSRPAELLWQDGDWSVIRRRETPLDVWAAEE, encoded by the coding sequence GTGAGCATCCCACCCGACGCCCTGCTCGATGCCGCCGACACCCACGGCACGCCCCTGTACGTGTACGACGCGTCGGAACTCGATGCGGCCCTGGCCCGCGTCCGCGCCGCCTTCGGGGACGCCCGCGTGTACTACGCCATGAAGGCCAACCCGAACCTGACGCTGCTGCGCCGGCTGCACGGGGCCGGGGTGGGTTTCGAATGCGTCAGCGCGGGCGAGATCGCCCGTGCGGAGCACATCGGCGCGCGGGGGACGCAGCTCCTCGTGAACGGCCCCGCGAAATCGGACGCCGAGTACGCAGCGGGCGCACGGCTGGGCGCGACCTTCATCGTGGACCGCGAGGAGGAGGTCAGGCTGCTGCCTCCGTCGTCACGGGCGCTGGTGCGGGTGAACCCCGCGTTGGCCGTCAGCACGCATGACCACCTCGCCACCGGCGCGGCCGGAAGCAAGTTCGGCGTCACGCTCGACCAGGCCCCCCTCGTGCTGGACGCCCTGCGCGTGGCCGGGCACACGGCCGTGGGGCTGCACGTCCACATCGGCAGCGCCATCCGTGACGCCGGCGATTTCACGGCTGCCTTTGGCCGCCTGATAGAGCTGCGCGACGTGACTGGCCCCCTGGCCGTGCTGGACGCCGGTGGCGGCTGGGGTCTGGAGGCCGACCTGGCTGGCATCGCGCTGGAAGCGCAGCGGGCGGCGCACGCATTCGGCGCAGAACTGTGGGTGGAACCGGGCCGCTACCTGGTGGCGCGAGCCGGACACCTGCTTACGCGGGTGGTCGGCACCAAACGCACCGGCCGGAATTTTGTGCTGGTCGATGCCGGGATGACTGAGTTGCTGCGCCCCATGCTGTACGGCGCTGTTCATCCGGTCATGGCGCTGTGGGATGCGTCTGAACGGAGTCGCTGGGACATTGCCGGCCCGGCCTGTGAGAGCGGCGACGTCCTCGCCCGTGACGTGGATTTGCCTCGACCGGAGCGCGGTCAGGTGCTCGCGTTCGGTGACGCGGGGGCGTACGGCGCGGCCATGAGCAGCTCGTACCTCACCCGTTCACGCCCGGCCGAGCTGCTCTGGCAGGACGGCGACTGGTCGGTGATCCGGCGCCGCGAGACGCCGCTGGACGTCTGGGCAGCCGAGGAGTGA